Proteins encoded within one genomic window of Psilocybe cubensis strain MGC-MH-2018 chromosome 2, whole genome shotgun sequence:
- a CDS encoding Polysaccharide monooxygenase Cel61a: MAFTTRLISYTLVALLMLQGHIVQVRGDQGGPPPPDSGDVKGPGGDSGYQGGDGGYGSNQWNPQHGPDGHPGPKPPGSWPPKPDTQVLWGQCGGYYYYGTTKCPPGSYCRWFSDWYSQCNPNDHGAPDDHDHDHDHP, from the exons ATGGCTTTCACTACTCGCCTTATCTCATACACGCTCGTCGCACTCCTCATGCTTCAAGGTCACATTGTGCAAGTACGCGGTGACCAAGGAGGCCCACCCCCACCCGACTCTGGCGACGTGAAAGGTCCAGGTGGTGACAGCGGATACCAAGGTGGAGATGGCGGATATGGGTCCAACCAATGGAACCCCCAGCACGGCCCTGATGGTCATCCCGGTCCCAAGCCCCCTGGCTCCTGGCCTCCCAAGCCCGATACCCAAGTTCTTTGGGGCCAGT GCGGCGGATATTACTACTACGGGACGACCAAATGCCCGCCTGGGTCATACTGCCGCTGGTTCTCAGATT GGTACTCGCAGTGCAATCCCAACGACCATGGCGCTCCTgacgaccacgaccacgaccacgaccaccCTTAA
- a CDS encoding Mitochondrial import inner membrane translocase subunit TIM50: MFSIISRSIPRRTLVQSARYYSKKPPVPPSPPKKKIKPTPQRQPETKATSAEEPTPKVSEPIPEPEQPAAITGVPTLDFSPPGTEQEYQRTGARSSKGSLSSSERKRRFASRVSLGLLALAFGAGAVYMGREWEPEELAAKKKKIEDAPSTRWARTKERFTGLFGFFVEPAWPELLPPPYPPPHQKPYTLLLSIDDLLVTSTWDRKNGWRTAKRPGVDYFLAYISQFYEVVIFTTQPSYTASPILDKLDRYNFYINYRLFREATRTLNGKIVKDLSYLNRDLSKVVMIDTDPEHVSTHPENTIILPKWKGDPKDKNLVAMIPFLESIAIYKPGDVRPILQRYAGKDIPLEYGKVEAEMKAKHIAEWQAKHKNSAGSGFSFGALLGMSDTPHRPKNVPPPTYLEQKRAEAQAQYQLEMKYVNDNREELERLLEQDQKAMQAQVPGSLWEAMDQLRGIEPPKPAADSASTVPTAAPTTQPPTPTKA, encoded by the exons ATGTTCTCTATCATTTCGAGGTCAATACCTCGGCGTACTCTGGTACAGTCCGCCAGGTACTACTCAAAAAAGCCTCCCGTCCCCCCCTCGCCacccaagaaaaaaatcaagccCACCCCACAGCGGCAGCCTGAGACCAAAGCGACTTCAGCCGAGGAACCAACACCGAAGGTGTCCGAGCCTATTCCAGAGCCAGAGCAGCCAGCTGCTATCACCGGTGTACCAACACTAGACTTCTCACCTCCGGGGACAGAGCAAGAATACCAAAGGACGGGTGCACGGTCGTCCAAAGGGTCCTTGTCATCAAGTGAACGCAAGAGACGGTTCGCGAGCAGGGTTTCGCTTGGATTACTGGCTCTCGCGTTTGGAGCGGGTGCGGTTTACATGGGCAGAGAATGGGAACCTGAAGAGTTGGCGGCGAAAAAGAAG AAAATAGAGGACGCACCCTCAACGCGTTGGGCGCGGACAAAAGAACGGTTTACAGGCCTATTTGGT TTCTTCGTTGAACCAGCTTGGCCAGAGCTCCTTCCTCCACcctatcctcctcctcaccagAAACCATACACACtccttctttccattgatGATTTACTGGTGACTTCAACTTGGGAT CGCAAAAACGGTTGGCGGACGGCGAAACGACCTGGCGTCGATTATTTCCTTGCGTATATCTCCCAGTTTTACGAAGTTGTTATCTTCACAACACAACCTTCTTAC ACTGCCAGCCCCATTCTCGACAAACTTGACCGATACAATTTCTACATCAACTATCGCTTGTTCCGTGAAGCTACCCGCACTCTAAATGGCAAAATCGTCAAGGATCTATCGTACCTGAATCGTGATCTATCCAAGGTCGTCATGATTGATACTGATCCGGAACATGTGTCTACACACCCTGAAAACACAATCATTCTTCCCAAGTGGAAAGGCGACCCTAAGGACAAAAATCTCGTGGCAATGATTCCTTTCCTAGAGT CCATTGCTATCTACAAACCGGGAGATGTTAGACCAATTCTTCAGAGATACGCTGGAAAGGATATTCCACTTGAATATGGCAAGGTCGAAGCGGAGATGAAAGCCAAACACATCGCGGAATGGCAAGCCAAGCACAAAAATAGTGCTGGCTCTGGATTCTCATTCGGTGCTCTTCTCGGCATGTCGGACACT CCTCACCGTCCTAAGAATGTCCCTCCGCCTACTTATCTGGAACAAAAGCGCGCTGAAGCTCAAGCCCAGTATCAACTAGAGATGAAGTATGTCAACGATAATCGCGAGGAACTGGAACGTCTATTGGAACAGGACCAGAAGGCCATGCAAGCCCAGGTTCCTGGCTCACTTTGGGAGGCCATGGACCAACTCAGAGGTATTGAGCCTCCTAAACCCGCGGCTGACTCTGCCTCGACCGTTCCCACTGCTGCACCCACCACACAGCCTCCTACTCCAACCAAGGCTTGA
- a CDS encoding Spermidine N(1)-acetyltransferase, whose translation MFDLNCGIRLRPFRAQPAEDLENILSLYNNAQVAPLITLRFLAPRGERVKKEFLEIIDNDAEMFCIIETIPSANQSVGGTDSDTEKPQFVGITGLWGFMERGHRHTKYSIVLLPQFWNRGYGQQITRFMVDHAFIHMNMHRISLDVWGGNDRAIAVYKKQGFIEEGRQRKAIWSNGGWIDNIQMGMLVDDWKELVAGTKT comes from the exons ATGTTCGATCTTAACTGTGGAATCCGACTGCGTCCTTTTCGGGCACAACCAGCGGAGGATCTTGAAAACATCCTCAGTCTGTACAACAATGCTCAAGTTGCGCCTCTCATAACACTTCGTTTCTTGGCACCACGCGGAGAAAGGGTCAAAAAAGAGTTTCTAGAAATTATAGACAACGATGCAGAAATGTTTTGCATCATCGAGACCATTCCAAGCGCGAACCAATCTGTTGGTGGAACCGACTCGGACACAGAAAAGCCCCAGTTTGTAGGAATTACTGGACTCTGGGGTTTCATGGAACGTGGACATAGACACACAAAATACTCCATCGTCTTACTGCCTCAATTTTGGAATAGAGGGTACGGCCAGCAAATCACACGGTTTATGGTCGACCACGCATTTATCCACATGAACATGCACCGCATATCGTTGGATGTATGGGGAGGAAACGACCGAGCAATTGCAGTATACAAGAAACA GGGATTCATTGAGGAGGGGCGTCAGCGCAAAGCAATCTGGAGCAACGGCGGGTGGATAGACAATATCCAGATGGGGATGCTTGTAGATGATTGGAAAGAGCTGGTAGCGGGAACTAAGACGTAG